The Candidatus Zymogenaceae bacterium genome includes a window with the following:
- a CDS encoding sigma-54-dependent Fis family transcriptional regulator yields the protein MKYVILVIDDEVNIVNILTRLLEGKGYEVHTALTGARGLDLAARIQPDLVLLDLMLPDMSGLDVLRRIHEGCDETQVVMLTGYGSVKSVIETMKAGAVDYLTKPAGEEQLLLTVEKNLKNIHLIREIEFLREQDRKKYSFNYLVGRSKGVMEIYRNALSVARSDSTTILIQGDSGTGKEFLARFIHYRSNRGEAPFVEINCAAIPENLMESELFGYEPGAFTDARIRKQGQFELAAGGTIFLDEIGDMSMLLQAKLLKFLDSMTFKRVGGTRDITLDIRIIAATNKDLGRAVEAGEFRNDLYYRLKVVEFSLPGLVERRQDIELFARAFLEECAKRLKRKVTDISDEAVASLEEYHWPGNIRELRNVIERAVIVCDGEVVEPKHLTLSGPDMESRTGGDDPLLATSLPEEGIDFQKTIENVSRELITKAIRTTDGNRSHAARLLGIPRQVLLYQMKKLGIDDE from the coding sequence ATGAAATACGTCATTCTCGTCATCGATGACGAGGTGAATATTGTTAACATCCTCACCCGGTTGCTTGAGGGAAAGGGGTACGAGGTTCATACCGCACTGACCGGAGCCCGGGGCCTGGATCTGGCGGCTCGGATTCAACCGGACCTGGTGCTCTTGGACCTGATGCTGCCGGACATGAGCGGACTGGATGTTCTGCGTCGGATTCACGAGGGATGCGATGAAACCCAGGTGGTGATGCTCACCGGATACGGTTCGGTGAAGTCGGTCATAGAGACCATGAAGGCGGGGGCCGTCGATTACCTTACCAAGCCCGCCGGTGAAGAACAACTGCTTTTGACGGTGGAGAAAAACCTGAAAAACATTCACCTGATCCGAGAGATCGAATTTCTCCGGGAGCAGGATCGAAAGAAATACAGTTTCAACTACCTTGTGGGTCGCTCCAAGGGGGTAATGGAGATATATCGCAATGCCCTGTCGGTGGCCCGCTCCGATTCAACCACGATTCTCATTCAGGGAGATTCCGGGACCGGGAAGGAGTTTCTGGCCAGGTTCATCCATTACCGGTCAAATCGCGGCGAGGCGCCGTTTGTCGAAATAAACTGCGCGGCGATACCGGAAAACCTGATGGAGTCGGAGCTCTTTGGATACGAGCCGGGGGCGTTTACCGACGCGCGGATCAGAAAGCAGGGGCAGTTCGAGCTGGCGGCGGGGGGGACCATATTCCTCGATGAAATCGGGGATATGTCGATGCTGCTTCAGGCGAAGCTCCTCAAGTTTCTCGACAGCATGACTTTCAAGCGGGTGGGCGGAACCAGGGACATTACTCTTGATATTCGTATCATCGCCGCCACAAACAAGGATCTCGGCCGGGCGGTGGAAGCGGGGGAGTTTCGAAACGATCTCTACTATCGGCTCAAGGTCGTGGAGTTTTCCCTGCCTGGGCTGGTGGAAAGACGCCAGGATATCGAGTTATTCGCCCGGGCGTTTTTGGAGGAATGCGCCAAGCGTCTCAAGCGGAAGGTGACGGACATCTCGGATGAAGCGGTCGCGAGCCTCGAGGAATATCACTGGCCCGGAAATATCCGGGAGTTGAGAAACGTCATTGAGCGTGCGGTGATCGTCTGTGACGGAGAGGTTGTTGAGCCGAAACATCTCACCCTATCCGGCCCCGACATGGAATCCCGCACCGGCGGCGATGACCCCCTGCTGGCGACATCGCTGCCGGAGGAGGGGATTGATTTCCAGAAAACCATCGAGAACGTCTCCCGGGAGCTGATCACAAAGGCGATTCGCACTACCGATGGAAACCGTTCCCACGCGGCCCGGCTGCTCGGTATCCCCCGCCAGGTGCTGCTCTACCAGATGAAAAAACTGGGCATAGACGACGAGTAG
- a CDS encoding M48 family metallopeptidase, which translates to MTQDTRPPLPDRIVRSRRKTLGLVVESDGTLTIRAPRWADDDIIARVITEKRAWIEKKQDEVRAIQRLNPPKTYQSGELFPYLGEECELQIVPGNKRLILNDGVFLLGRGRQDGAKSTFEAWYRKQAKSYIPSRVSRFADALGLSYRSVKINGAKKRWGSCSSTGNLNFTWRLMMAPVEMIDYVIVHELCHLTHPNHSRAFWELVGSVVPDYRRKRRWLREHTHRLNLDEGGCVS; encoded by the coding sequence ATGACACAAGATACCCGTCCACCGCTCCCAGACCGGATCGTTCGCAGCAGGAGAAAGACCCTCGGCCTCGTCGTGGAGTCGGACGGCACGCTGACGATCCGGGCGCCCCGCTGGGCCGATGACGACATCATCGCCCGGGTCATCACGGAAAAACGGGCGTGGATCGAGAAAAAACAGGACGAGGTGAGAGCGATACAAAGGCTCAATCCGCCGAAAACCTATCAATCGGGAGAGCTGTTCCCGTACCTCGGGGAGGAATGTGAACTTCAGATCGTTCCCGGAAACAAGCGGTTGATACTTAACGACGGCGTCTTCCTCTTGGGGCGGGGCCGTCAGGACGGGGCAAAAAGCACGTTCGAGGCGTGGTATCGCAAGCAGGCGAAATCATACATCCCCTCCCGGGTGTCTCGATTCGCAGACGCATTGGGCCTTTCGTACCGGAGCGTCAAGATAAACGGCGCGAAAAAGCGCTGGGGGTCGTGCAGCAGCACGGGCAACCTGAACTTCACCTGGCGGCTGATGATGGCGCCGGTGGAGATGATCGATTACGTCATTGTCCATGAGCTCTGCCACCTCACCCACCCGAATCACTCCCGGGCGTTCTGGGAGCTTGTCGGGTCGGTGGTGCCCGATTATCGGCGCAAGCGGAGGTGGCTCAGGGAACATACACACCGTTTGAACCTTGACGAAGGGGGGTGCGTATCATGA
- a CDS encoding MFS transporter, with product MKDPDGARTLTVGGKLGYGVGDFAFNLAYQTTALYLLIFFTDTFLINAAAAGTIMLVSKLWDAISDPMMGHISDRTRSRWGSKRPYLLFGAIPLGLAVCALFYGPDIESHALRVVYALVVFVLFCTIITINNVPYSALTANLTQDTDERSVLTGYRMSFAIFGALIAAGATLPLVGLFGGEDKLIGFRMTGILYGAVVAAVILITFASVKERGGQETTEHMTVKESLKVIGGNKPLIILFFGTSINLTAVLTTAAVVNYYFKYNLNNESMIPVAFLCLFVTAILFMPFSVYLTKKIGKKITYNLGMLSFAGVLVLLFFFGEINVYLTLFLFFLGAFGMATNWLCPWAMVPDTVEYSEWKQGLRREGVIYGAFFFGQKYPAALAMFISGIVLNFVGYIPNIEQTDQSLMGIRVLLTLIPAALLVIGSIFIALFPINADMHRDMIRDIENRTDKT from the coding sequence ATGAAAGATCCGGATGGTGCACGGACCCTGACCGTCGGCGGGAAACTCGGTTATGGAGTCGGAGATTTTGCGTTCAATCTGGCCTACCAGACGACGGCGCTCTATTTACTCATCTTCTTCACCGATACGTTTCTCATAAACGCGGCGGCGGCGGGAACGATCATGTTGGTATCCAAGCTGTGGGACGCGATCAGCGATCCGATGATGGGCCATATAAGCGATCGGACGAGAAGCCGCTGGGGGAGCAAGCGCCCCTATCTGCTGTTCGGCGCCATCCCCCTGGGATTGGCGGTGTGTGCGCTGTTTTACGGGCCGGATATCGAAAGTCATGCCCTCCGGGTGGTCTATGCCCTGGTGGTGTTCGTGCTGTTCTGTACCATCATCACCATCAATAACGTTCCCTACAGCGCCCTGACCGCGAACTTGACACAGGATACTGACGAGCGATCGGTGTTGACCGGGTATCGGATGTCTTTCGCCATCTTCGGCGCGCTGATCGCCGCCGGAGCGACGCTTCCCCTGGTGGGCCTGTTTGGGGGAGAGGACAAGCTGATCGGCTTTCGCATGACAGGGATCCTGTACGGCGCCGTTGTGGCGGCGGTAATCCTCATCACATTCGCCAGCGTCAAAGAACGGGGAGGGCAAGAGACCACGGAACATATGACCGTAAAAGAGAGCCTGAAGGTGATCGGGGGCAACAAGCCGCTGATCATTCTCTTTTTCGGCACATCCATCAACCTGACGGCGGTGTTGACCACCGCGGCGGTGGTCAATTACTACTTCAAGTACAATCTCAACAACGAGTCCATGATCCCGGTGGCGTTTCTCTGCCTGTTCGTGACGGCAATTCTCTTTATGCCGTTTTCCGTCTATCTGACGAAGAAGATCGGTAAAAAAATCACCTATAACCTGGGGATGCTGAGCTTTGCCGGCGTGCTGGTGCTGTTATTCTTCTTCGGTGAAATAAACGTCTACCTGACGCTGTTCCTGTTCTTCCTGGGCGCCTTCGGTATGGCTACCAACTGGTTGTGTCCCTGGGCGATGGTGCCGGACACGGTGGAGTATTCCGAGTGGAAACAGGGCCTCCGCCGGGAGGGGGTTATCTACGGGGCGTTTTTCTTCGGCCAGAAGTATCCCGCGGCCCTGGCGATGTTCATCTCCGGTATTGTTCTCAATTTTGTGGGATATATCCCCAACATCGAGCAGACGGACCAATCGCTGATGGGCATCAGGGTGCTGTTGACCCTCATCCCCGCGGCGCTGCTCGTGATAGGGAGCATCTTCATTGCTCTGTTTCCCATAAATGCGGATATGCACAGGGACATGATCCGGGATATTGAAAACCGCACCGATAAAACATGA
- a CDS encoding PAS domain-containing protein: MKERSMTLPVDPKEQQILNSISDVILSLDPEMKIRWANTAAGALTGGKAADIVGHRCYHILMKNLDVCDDCPLQRVLKTKKPQEGNIRSADDTVWRVRGYPVLSDDGEIEGIIEVRQDISSDVKHEEILKRASDEWRTTFDSISDMISIVDTGLTIIKGNNAFAASFGKLPRDLVGENYHDLLLQSIGTDITFPVDEIKATISPQVIDWYEPRIDTHFELSVSPIYKDNTEISGHVIIQKDVTHMKKREVMHLKASDEWRAGFDSLNDIICIIDDKLKILKVNEAFARYFDAKPKNLIGKSYDTLLRASGRKPLSLPYEDVVRYSRGKVLESYDDKTNTHFEITLTPIVERKKTSAALVHIQRDISQRIRSAGKIKEYSQHLEMMLSQLTKELHQAPEEMVKKTKLSVLRQMASGVGYELRHPLDRISRSISSLRKKLEGADDETVKNLDMISEEIRKAERVMLDLLYFSRAKTSEKQVVPIPDLVAIVLKRRPPPKNVRVTTKFPSGLPSAHASSTQVAQVLYNLLQNAYQSGSGDTQISVNIQAKALHDYLSISVADNGGGIPARNLAKIYDPLFTTRSRGMGIGLTIVKNLVEANGGTISVESKEKKGTTATFTLPILMDTGTE; encoded by the coding sequence ATGAAAGAGCGGAGTATGACTCTCCCCGTGGACCCCAAGGAACAACAGATTCTCAACAGTATTTCAGATGTGATTCTCTCACTCGATCCGGAAATGAAAATCCGCTGGGCGAATACAGCCGCGGGTGCGCTGACCGGCGGGAAAGCCGCAGATATCGTGGGCCATCGATGCTACCATATCCTCATGAAAAATCTCGACGTCTGTGACGATTGTCCCCTCCAGCGGGTACTCAAAACGAAAAAACCACAGGAAGGAAACATCCGTTCGGCGGACGACACCGTCTGGCGGGTTCGCGGCTATCCGGTCCTCTCGGATGACGGGGAGATTGAAGGCATTATCGAGGTCAGACAGGATATCTCGAGTGATGTCAAGCACGAGGAGATTCTCAAACGCGCCTCGGATGAATGGCGAACCACCTTCGACTCCATCAGCGACATGATATCCATCGTGGACACCGGTCTTACCATCATCAAGGGAAACAACGCATTCGCCGCATCATTCGGAAAACTTCCCCGGGACCTGGTGGGCGAAAATTATCATGATCTTTTGCTCCAGTCCATCGGCACGGATATCACGTTTCCGGTGGACGAGATCAAAGCGACCATCAGTCCGCAGGTCATCGACTGGTATGAACCAAGGATTGACACGCACTTCGAGCTTTCGGTATCGCCCATTTACAAGGACAACACGGAGATATCGGGTCACGTCATCATCCAGAAGGACGTGACTCACATGAAAAAACGGGAAGTCATGCATCTGAAGGCGTCGGATGAATGGCGGGCCGGTTTCGATTCCCTGAATGATATCATCTGCATCATCGACGACAAACTGAAAATCCTGAAGGTAAATGAAGCATTCGCCCGCTACTTCGACGCAAAGCCGAAAAATCTCATCGGGAAAAGCTATGACACACTTCTCAGGGCATCCGGCCGTAAACCGCTCAGCCTCCCCTATGAAGATGTGGTCCGCTACAGTCGCGGCAAGGTCCTGGAATCATATGATGACAAGACCAATACTCATTTTGAAATCACCTTAACGCCCATTGTTGAGAGGAAGAAGACCTCCGCCGCCCTGGTACATATACAAAGAGACATTTCACAAAGGATACGATCCGCCGGAAAGATCAAGGAGTATTCACAACACCTGGAAATGATGCTGAGTCAATTGACCAAGGAGCTGCATCAAGCGCCGGAAGAGATGGTCAAAAAGACGAAGCTTTCCGTCCTGAGACAGATGGCCAGCGGCGTCGGATATGAGCTGAGACACCCCCTGGACAGGATATCAAGATCAATTTCCAGCCTTAGAAAAAAACTCGAAGGTGCCGATGATGAGACGGTGAAGAATCTCGACATGATATCCGAAGAGATACGAAAGGCGGAACGGGTGATGCTGGACCTCCTCTATTTCTCCCGGGCGAAGACTTCGGAAAAGCAGGTGGTGCCGATCCCTGACCTGGTCGCAATCGTTCTCAAACGCAGACCCCCGCCGAAAAACGTGCGTGTGACGACGAAGTTCCCCTCGGGCCTTCCTTCGGCGCACGCTTCCTCCACCCAGGTGGCGCAGGTGCTCTATAACCTGCTGCAGAACGCCTATCAATCCGGCAGCGGGGACACGCAGATATCCGTAAACATACAGGCGAAGGCACTGCATGACTACCTCTCCATCTCTGTTGCGGATAACGGTGGGGGGATACCGGCCAGGAACCTGGCGAAAATTTACGATCCGCTGTTTACCACCCGCTCCAGGGGAATGGGCATCGGACTGACGATCGTAAAGAATCTCGTCGAGGCCAACGGCGGAACCATCTCCGTTGAAAGCAAGGAAAAGAAGGGGACCACCGCCACATTCACACTGCCGATTCTTATGGATACGGGTACGGAATGA
- a CDS encoding TetR/AcrR family transcriptional regulator → MKIPLRARKQRDKQRRRLMLLDAARELFMRHGYHGTTIEMITEKAGVGTGTFYLYFSAKSELYKSFQDEGIDILTGMLSEAIADRTLSVGDKIFAAARAYLDFYRTYKEYFNFIALMVLEGQDELREQESEIGRLIDEKTLSILKLIENIFTEGIEKGECRKVDPFAAGMVFWAMMDGMILMQERDNLRVAGIGLEEMIQAGLSTLFDGVLAGSSREAAADICVGE, encoded by the coding sequence ATGAAGATTCCACTGAGGGCGAGGAAGCAAAGAGACAAACAACGGCGTCGGCTCATGCTGCTGGACGCCGCCCGGGAGCTGTTCATGCGTCACGGCTATCACGGCACCACCATAGAGATGATTACGGAAAAGGCGGGCGTCGGCACCGGAACGTTTTATCTCTATTTTTCCGCGAAGAGCGAACTTTACAAGTCCTTCCAGGACGAGGGGATCGATATCCTGACGGGAATGCTTTCGGAAGCAATCGCCGATCGGACCCTTTCCGTCGGCGATAAAATATTCGCCGCCGCTCGTGCCTACCTGGATTTCTATCGCACGTATAAGGAATACTTCAATTTCATCGCCCTGATGGTCCTGGAGGGGCAGGACGAGCTGCGGGAGCAGGAAAGCGAGATTGGCCGGCTTATAGATGAAAAGACTCTGTCGATCCTGAAGCTCATCGAGAATATCTTCACCGAGGGGATAGAGAAGGGAGAGTGCCGCAAGGTCGATCCGTTTGCGGCGGGTATGGTCTTCTGGGCGATGATGGACGGGATGATCCTGATGCAGGAGCGGGATAACCTTCGGGTCGCCGGTATTGGCCTGGAGGAGATGATCCAAGCGGGGCTCTCAACCCTGTTCGATGGGGTGCTGGCGGGATCGTCTCGAGAGGCGGCCGCCGATATCTGCGTCGGCGAATAG
- a CDS encoding PAS domain S-box protein, protein MHPDLIPDESGALWKTVLSDNTARTIRTFIPANDDGGRTIVWHAAPFSHADDPTTALVLLGTEITDDSSRDDTPNESDKKTTNTLLGLLKNIAGMFNHSVIVTDTHQRIIYVNEASENLYGYTASEFLGKNPDFLNSEPLFDVIQNQISDNIESGYEWSGNVHNKRKDGSEFISDIKVSPITDDTGSVIAYMGIQRDATHDRETREALRQSEEKYSSILKNINEGYYEVDLGGNFTFFNDSMSEILGYSPEDMIGMNNRAFMSEGTAKMVFETFNRVYRTRQTVKAFDWELVRRDGERRFVEVSVSLLHDGRGRPTGFSGIARDVTERKRLEEQLLEAKKMEAIGTLAGGIAHDFNNILASILGFASYLRSKSSPGDDYHKGLTVIEESAVRASGLTSQLLAYSRRGSIMIKPLNLNRILNEVCELTVKGFDSSIVCTLDTQDNLKNIRGDESQIHQVVMNLVINARDAMPDGGTLTIKTEMFATKLPNQMPGFVIRPGEYARIAVGDSGKGMSEEVLAKMFEPYFTTKEKQGGAGLGMSVVYGIVKNHGGYIHAESTPDIGTTIEIYFPATNQMEQSIKGPAPSDRGGSETILIVDDESSIVSMLTHVLSNAGYSILSTQSGCEGLRLYKEHIDDIDLVILDIIMPDLRGDEVLEQILENNPSARVILFSGYSEKESYRHLLNHGTVEFLSKPFSIENLLGMIRSML, encoded by the coding sequence TTGCATCCCGATCTGATCCCCGATGAATCCGGGGCGTTATGGAAAACTGTTCTGTCCGATAACACGGCACGGACAATACGAACATTCATACCCGCGAACGACGACGGCGGGCGAACGATCGTGTGGCACGCCGCCCCGTTTTCCCATGCTGATGATCCCACAACGGCCCTTGTGCTGCTGGGGACGGAAATAACCGACGACTCCTCCCGTGACGACACCCCGAACGAATCCGATAAGAAGACGACCAATACCCTGCTTGGCCTATTGAAAAATATCGCCGGAATGTTTAATCACTCAGTTATCGTAACCGACACACATCAGCGAATCATCTATGTAAACGAGGCGTCGGAGAATCTGTACGGCTACACCGCATCAGAATTTTTAGGAAAAAATCCTGATTTCCTCAACTCCGAGCCCCTCTTCGACGTCATTCAGAACCAGATATCAGATAATATCGAGTCCGGTTACGAATGGTCCGGCAACGTGCACAACAAGAGGAAAGACGGCTCGGAATTCATCTCTGATATCAAAGTATCCCCCATTACGGACGATACCGGCTCCGTCATTGCCTATATGGGCATCCAGCGCGACGCGACCCATGACCGGGAGACACGGGAGGCCCTGAGACAGAGTGAGGAAAAATACTCATCTATCCTCAAAAATATCAACGAAGGGTATTATGAGGTGGACCTCGGCGGTAATTTCACCTTTTTCAACGATTCCATGTCCGAGATTCTCGGCTACTCCCCGGAAGATATGATCGGGATGAATAATCGTGCCTTCATGAGCGAAGGAACGGCTAAAATGGTGTTTGAAACCTTCAATCGGGTATACCGCACCAGACAAACGGTCAAGGCCTTTGACTGGGAGCTTGTCAGAAGGGACGGTGAGAGGCGATTCGTTGAAGTCTCTGTTTCCCTGCTTCATGACGGCAGGGGCCGGCCCACCGGCTTTTCCGGCATCGCCAGGGACGTCACCGAACGAAAGCGCCTGGAAGAGCAGCTCCTTGAAGCGAAAAAAATGGAGGCCATCGGAACCCTTGCCGGCGGTATCGCCCATGACTTCAACAACATCCTGGCGTCCATCCTCGGATTCGCCTCATATCTGAGAAGCAAGTCCTCTCCGGGTGACGATTATCACAAGGGACTTACGGTCATCGAAGAATCGGCCGTCCGCGCCTCCGGACTGACATCCCAGCTTTTGGCCTACTCGCGGAGGGGGAGCATCATGATCAAGCCGCTCAACCTCAACAGAATCCTCAATGAGGTATGCGAGCTCACTGTCAAGGGCTTTGATTCGTCAATTGTCTGTACACTGGACACCCAGGACAACCTGAAAAACATCAGGGGAGACGAATCCCAGATACATCAGGTTGTGATGAACCTGGTCATCAACGCCCGTGACGCCATGCCCGACGGCGGGACGCTCACCATCAAAACCGAGATGTTCGCCACAAAACTGCCGAATCAGATGCCTGGTTTTGTCATCAGGCCGGGAGAATATGCTCGAATAGCGGTCGGCGACTCCGGCAAGGGGATGAGCGAGGAAGTTCTGGCCAAGATGTTCGAACCCTATTTTACGACCAAGGAGAAACAGGGTGGAGCCGGCCTGGGGATGAGTGTTGTATACGGCATAGTGAAAAATCACGGCGGATACATACACGCCGAAAGCACGCCGGATATCGGCACGACGATTGAGATCTACTTTCCCGCAACAAACCAGATGGAGCAGTCCATCAAGGGTCCGGCTCCTTCAGACCGGGGCGGTTCGGAAACAATCCTGATCGTGGATGATGAAAGCAGTATCGTTTCCATGCTTACGCATGTCCTGAGTAACGCAGGCTATTCGATACTGTCGACCCAGTCCGGGTGCGAGGGTCTGCGATTATACAAGGAACACATCGATGATATCGATCTGGTCATTCTGGATATCATCATGCCCGATCTCAGGGGAGACGAGGTGCTCGAACAGATTCTTGAAAACAATCCCTCGGCACGGGTTATTCTCTTCAGCGGCTACAGTGAAAAGGAAAGCTATCGACACCTGTTAAACCACGGAACGGTCGAGTTTCTCAGCAAACCATTTTCTATAGAAAACCTCCTCGGCATGATCCGTTCGATGTTGTAG
- a CDS encoding two pore domain potassium channel family protein, whose translation MISFLLTLVNFVRSIVNGLKDPEFRGLFITLLVTLLIGSLFYHRAEGWSLLDSLYFSVITLSTVGYGDLAPTKIGSKIFTIMYIFMGIGILLGFVDKMFRVRYQKSTETKKAAGAETSHQTVKETPAPGRPHTESNGEGDSADTPKK comes from the coding sequence ATGATTTCATTTTTACTCACACTCGTCAATTTTGTACGAAGCATCGTCAATGGTCTGAAAGACCCCGAGTTTCGGGGACTCTTCATCACGCTGCTCGTCACCCTGCTCATCGGATCGCTCTTCTATCACCGCGCCGAAGGCTGGTCGCTGCTCGATTCCCTCTATTTTTCCGTCATCACCCTCTCGACCGTCGGATACGGCGACCTAGCGCCCACGAAAATCGGCTCCAAGATATTTACCATCATGTACATTTTCATGGGGATCGGCATCCTTTTGGGTTTCGTGGATAAAATGTTCCGCGTCCGGTATCAAAAATCCACAGAGACAAAAAAAGCCGCCGGGGCCGAAACATCACATCAGACGGTCAAAGAGACTCCGGCGCCGGGGCGCCCGCACACTGAATCCAACGGCGAAGGAGATTCAGCCGACACACCAAAGAAATAA
- a CDS encoding SDR family oxidoreductase encodes MADFYWGKIALVTGGASGIGRALGAELCRRGAHAILADVDIERAEFCTGEIKKTGGSAEAMSLDVTDAKQVRTAVEETVTRHGRIDYLFNNAGIAILGDARDITLEQWKRVVDVDLWGVVHGVDAAYPVMVKQGFGHIVNTASMAGLIPIPAILSYTASKHAVVGLSLALRVEARDLGVKISVVCPGFVRTEIFDNAETTNINRDKLHEKVPIAANVDRAAWRILRGVKRNRAVITPTLDGRPFWRLYRAAPWLFGPILRNMVGDMRELRNE; translated from the coding sequence ATGGCCGACTTTTATTGGGGAAAAATCGCCCTCGTCACCGGCGGTGCGTCGGGCATCGGCAGGGCGCTGGGCGCAGAATTATGCCGTCGGGGGGCGCATGCGATCCTGGCGGATGTGGACATCGAAAGAGCGGAGTTCTGCACGGGTGAGATCAAGAAAACGGGAGGCAGCGCCGAGGCGATGAGCCTGGATGTCACCGACGCAAAACAGGTGCGGACGGCCGTCGAGGAGACCGTCACCCGCCACGGACGGATCGATTACCTCTTCAACAACGCCGGCATCGCGATACTGGGAGACGCGCGGGATATCACCCTGGAGCAGTGGAAGCGGGTGGTCGATGTCGATCTGTGGGGAGTTGTTCACGGCGTCGACGCCGCCTATCCCGTCATGGTGAAACAGGGATTCGGACACATCGTCAATACCGCCTCCATGGCGGGCCTGATCCCCATACCCGCCATCCTCAGCTATACCGCATCGAAACACGCCGTGGTGGGCCTTTCCCTGGCGCTCCGGGTTGAAGCGAGGGACCTGGGAGTCAAAATCAGCGTGGTGTGCCCCGGTTTTGTCAGGACCGAAATATTCGACAACGCCGAGACAACGAACATAAACAGGGACAAACTGCACGAAAAGGTGCCTATCGCCGCCAACGTGGACCGGGCGGCGTGGCGCATCCTCCGGGGAGTGAAAAGAAACCGGGCGGTCATCACGCCGACGCTGGACGGCCGGCCCTTCTGGCGGCTCTATCGGGCCGCTCCCTGGCTGTTCGGACCGATCCTTCGGAACATGGTAGGGGACATGAGGGAACTCAGGAACGAATAA
- a CDS encoding glycyl-radical enzyme activating protein, translated as MTSGIVFDIAHYSIYDGPGIRTTVFFKGCPLRCAWCHNPESWKKKPEIGYLPSVCTGCGTCRDVCPAGAVAVVDGALFRDSSTCRVCGRCVDACPSGALEVIGGSLSTDDVLREVLVDLPFYEDSGGGVTVSGGEATMQPIFLVEVLTALKHHGIHTALETCGFFDASLVRPLDELVDLFLFDIKSLDTSRHREMTGVGIEKIIDNFTSILTLSGSSRIIPRIPIIPGFNADDDSIHSNARFLSSVEYTGPVHCMPYNTMAKSKYEKVGRADLYRDMGILSEDRLERISRIFTDAGFVVVINE; from the coding sequence GTGACTTCCGGTATCGTCTTCGACATCGCCCACTATTCCATTTACGACGGGCCGGGCATCCGCACAACGGTTTTTTTCAAGGGATGCCCCCTCCGCTGCGCCTGGTGTCATAATCCCGAGTCATGGAAAAAGAAACCTGAGATCGGGTATCTCCCGTCGGTGTGTACCGGGTGCGGTACGTGCCGGGACGTCTGCCCCGCGGGCGCCGTTGCCGTCGTCGACGGGGCGCTTTTTCGGGACTCGTCCACGTGTCGGGTATGCGGGAGGTGCGTGGATGCGTGCCCGTCGGGGGCGCTGGAAGTCATCGGAGGGTCTCTCTCGACGGACGATGTGCTCCGGGAGGTGCTGGTGGATCTTCCCTTTTATGAGGATTCCGGGGGCGGTGTGACCGTCTCCGGGGGGGAGGCCACCATGCAGCCGATCTTCCTGGTGGAGGTGCTGACCGCGCTCAAACATCACGGTATCCATACCGCCCTTGAAACCTGCGGCTTCTTCGATGCGTCGCTGGTGCGGCCGCTCGATGAGCTTGTGGACCTGTTTCTCTTCGATATCAAGTCCCTCGATACGAGTCGTCACCGGGAGATGACCGGCGTCGGGATTGAAAAAATAATCGACAATTTCACGTCAATCCTCACCCTTTCCGGTTCATCGCGGATCATTCCCCGGATACCAATCATTCCCGGCTTCAACGCGGATGACGATTCGATCCACTCCAACGCACGATTTCTGTCATCCGTCGAATATACCGGGCCGGTCCATTGTATGCCGTACAACACAATGGCCAAGAGCAAGTACGAAAAGGTGGGGAGAGCGGACCTCTATCGAGACATGGGTATCCTTTCCGAAGACCGACTTGAAAGGATTTCTCGTATATTCACCGACGCCGGTTTTGTCGTCGTCATCAATGAATAG